A window from Fibrobacter sp. UWB11 encodes these proteins:
- a CDS encoding Gp138 family membrane-puncturing spike protein, with the protein MANSIAKLLDSFFDNKMEDFETAFPAAIESVNDDGTVNVRPSVRNCLRNMQMEPNMKDGKLMVIKNVPVLWAGTKTVHIEYELDQGDTVLCISSSRDIRNWKKEKWDEAAYDPVSFSGNDLLNLLAIPFRRVQESAATVISIDREGNVTVKASEVTLDAENVKITGKLDVDGDISSAGNIASDGEIEASGKVKGSDFATPTLSFLGHTHLTAGTGSPTPPSVYTPPSP; encoded by the coding sequence ATGGCCAACAGCATCGCGAAACTGCTGGACAGTTTCTTCGACAACAAGATGGAAGATTTCGAGACGGCCTTTCCCGCCGCCATCGAGAGCGTCAACGACGACGGGACAGTCAATGTACGTCCCAGCGTGAGGAACTGCCTGCGAAATATGCAAATGGAGCCGAACATGAAGGACGGAAAGCTCATGGTAATCAAGAATGTTCCCGTGCTATGGGCTGGAACAAAGACCGTCCACATTGAATATGAACTCGACCAGGGCGACACCGTTCTCTGCATCAGCTCAAGCAGGGACATTCGCAACTGGAAAAAGGAGAAATGGGACGAAGCCGCTTACGACCCCGTGAGCTTTTCGGGAAACGACCTGCTCAACCTTCTCGCGATTCCGTTCAGGCGCGTCCAGGAAAGTGCGGCAACAGTCATAAGCATAGACCGCGAAGGAAATGTGACAGTCAAGGCGAGCGAAGTGACTCTGGACGCCGAGAATGTCAAGATTACGGGCAAGCTGGACGTGGACGGGGACATTTCAAGCGCGGGAAACATCGCAAGCGATGGGGAAATCGAAGCCAGCGGCAAGGTCAAAGGTTCGGATTTTGCCACACCTACACTTTCGTTCCTGGGCCATACGCACCTTACCGCAGGAACAGGCTCACCCACGCCGCCGAGCGTTTATACGCCTCCAAGCCCATAG